A portion of the Punica granatum isolate Tunisia-2019 chromosome 7, ASM765513v2, whole genome shotgun sequence genome contains these proteins:
- the LOC116214256 gene encoding uncharacterized protein LOC116214256 isoform X2 — translation MAILGGQAVGVPSFLSSSSYHASQSNKITQSPSTLSTVGSRLGASRRIVACSAVQESSAAATPTTTVATSETASAETKEAKAAPKEAAAKPKRPAKAPVKPLPLLMEEEVIPQLKEILQAQEDLSEIELTFQDNRLEGSFLKKGNPHSFWAFFPNGDLTGPKGFSLSSYGSGASTVEPFLVDEKKITANLVIFWVEKRLAAQGIIPVWKE, via the exons ATGGCTATCCTCGGGGGACAAGCGGTTGGAGTCCCGAGCTTCCTGTCCTCCTCTTCGTACCACGCCTCTCAATCGAACAAGATTACTCAGTCTCCCTCCACCCTGTCCACG GTTGGGTCTCGATTAGGAGCTTCTCGCAGGATCGTTGCCTGCTCTGCTGTTCAGGAATCATCTGCAGCTGCAACACCGACTACTACTGTGGCTACTAGCGAGACGG CATCCGCAGAGACAAAAGAGGCCAAGGCAGCACCAAAAGAAGCTGCAGCAAAGCCCAAGAGGCCCGCAAAGGCCCCCGTAAAGCCGCTGCCTCTGCTGATGGAGGAGGAAGTGATCCCGCAGCTTAAAGAAATCCTCCAAGCTCAGGAGGATCTCTCGGAGATCGAGCTAACCTTCCAAGATAATAGG TTGGAGGGCTCTTTCTTAAAGAAGGGAAACCCACACTCGTTCTGGGCTTTCTTCCCAAATGGCGACCTCACAG GCCCGAAAGGATTTTCTCTGTCATCCTACGGCTCAGGAGCAAGCACAGTGGAGCCATTTCTCGTCGATGAGAAGAAGATCACTGCAAATCTTGTCATCTTCTGGGTCGAGAAGCGTTTGGCTGCACAGGGCATCATTCCAGTGTGGAAAGAATAG
- the LOC116214256 gene encoding uncharacterized protein LOC116214256 isoform X1, translated as MAILGGQAVGVPSFLSSSSYHASQSNKITQSPSTLSTQVGSRLGASRRIVACSAVQESSAAATPTTTVATSETASAETKEAKAAPKEAAAKPKRPAKAPVKPLPLLMEEEVIPQLKEILQAQEDLSEIELTFQDNRLEGSFLKKGNPHSFWAFFPNGDLTGPKGFSLSSYGSGASTVEPFLVDEKKITANLVIFWVEKRLAAQGIIPVWKE; from the exons ATGGCTATCCTCGGGGGACAAGCGGTTGGAGTCCCGAGCTTCCTGTCCTCCTCTTCGTACCACGCCTCTCAATCGAACAAGATTACTCAGTCTCCCTCCACCCTGTCCACG CAGGTTGGGTCTCGATTAGGAGCTTCTCGCAGGATCGTTGCCTGCTCTGCTGTTCAGGAATCATCTGCAGCTGCAACACCGACTACTACTGTGGCTACTAGCGAGACGG CATCCGCAGAGACAAAAGAGGCCAAGGCAGCACCAAAAGAAGCTGCAGCAAAGCCCAAGAGGCCCGCAAAGGCCCCCGTAAAGCCGCTGCCTCTGCTGATGGAGGAGGAAGTGATCCCGCAGCTTAAAGAAATCCTCCAAGCTCAGGAGGATCTCTCGGAGATCGAGCTAACCTTCCAAGATAATAGG TTGGAGGGCTCTTTCTTAAAGAAGGGAAACCCACACTCGTTCTGGGCTTTCTTCCCAAATGGCGACCTCACAG GCCCGAAAGGATTTTCTCTGTCATCCTACGGCTCAGGAGCAAGCACAGTGGAGCCATTTCTCGTCGATGAGAAGAAGATCACTGCAAATCTTGTCATCTTCTGGGTCGAGAAGCGTTTGGCTGCACAGGGCATCATTCCAGTGTGGAAAGAATAG
- the LOC116214255 gene encoding adenine DNA glycosylase-like isoform X1, whose amino-acid sequence MNGPLLLSPLRISFLPLISSMKPQKKQPTKNNPQTGKRKRGGAAAAGNGRTAPQVKDIEDLLPFTGGEVSSIRGSLLEWYDVNCRDLPWRRKECDSDGGGEDDDHDEEERRAYGVWVSEVMLQQTRVQTVIEYYNRWMLKWPSVHHLASASLEEVNEMWAGLGYYRRARFLLEGAKMIVAGEEGFPRTVAQLRKVPGIGEYTAGAIASIAFKEVVPAVDGNVIRVLARLKAISTNPKDSTTIKNFWKLAGQLVDNSRPGDFNQSLMELGATVCTPLNPTCSLCSISSQCRAYAICEKDTSVAVTDYPVKVVKTKQRHNFSAVCVVEILRGTQESEFLLVKRPNEGLLAGLWEFPSVEVDQEADSSVRRREVDGFLKQSFGLDLRKCNIILREDVGEFVHIFTHIRLKICAELLVVHLDDEMRLLRKHSKENAKWKLVDCKAVSSMGLTSSVRKVYSMVQKFKQSNLSQQKQKK is encoded by the exons ATGAACGGTCCATTGCTGCTTTCTCCATTGAGAATCAGTTTTCTTCCTCTCATCAGCTCCATGAAGCCGCAGAAGAAACAACCCACAAAGAACAACCCGCAAACGGGCAAGAGAAAGCGAGGGGGAGCGGCAGCAGCTGGAAATGGCCGAACGGCGCCGCAAGTCAAAGACATCGAGGACTTGTTACCGTTCACCGGCGGAGAAGTCAGCAGCATCCGGGGTTCCCTTCTGGAGTGGTACGACGTCAATTGCAGGGACCTTCCATGGAGGAGGAAGGAATGTGATTCCgatggaggaggagaagatgaCGACCATGACGAAGAAGAGAGGAGGGCATATGGGGTTTGGGTGTCGGAGGTGATGCTACAGCAGACGAGGGTTCAGACGGTGATCGAGTATTACAACCGGTGGATGCTCAAATGGCCTTCCGTCCACCACCTCGCATCCGCTTCCCTCGAG GAGGTGAACGAGATGTGGGCTGGTCTGGGCTACTATAGACGTGCACGTTTCCTGTTGGAG GGAGCAAAGATGATTGTTGCTGGAGAAGAAGGGTTCCCAAGAACAGTTGCACAACTGCGTAAGGTTCCAGGAATTGGAGAATATACAGCTGGTGCTATTGCCTCCATAGCATTCAAAGAG GTGGTACCTGCTGTCGATGGAAACGTAATTAGGGTACTTGCTCGACTAAAGGCTATATCAACAAACCCAAAAGACTCGACTACCATCAAGAACTTTTG GAAACTTGCAGGCCAACTAGTTGATAATTCCCGCCCCGGAGATTTCAACCAGTCTCTTATGGAACTTGGTGCTACTGTATGCACCCCTTTGAATCCCACCTGTTCTTTGTGTTCTATTTCATCCCAATGTCGGGCATATGCCATTTGTGAGAAGGATACTTCAGTGGCAGTCACAGATTACCCAGTCAAGGTTGTAAAGACCAAACAAAGGCACAACTTTTCTGCTGTTTGTGTTGTGGAGATCTTGAGAGGAACCCAAGAAAGTGAATTCCTTCTTGTTAAGAGGCCCAACGAGGGCTTGCTTGCTGGTCTCTGGGAGTTCCCTTCAGTTGAGGTGGATCAAGAAGCTGATTCTTCGGTGAGGAGAAGAGAGGTTGATGGGTTTCTGAAACAGTCATTTGGACTCGACCTGAGAAAGTGCAACATCATTCTGAGGGAAGATGTTGGAGAATTCGTCCATATCTTCACTCATATTCGTCTTAAGATTTGTGCGGAATTGTTGGTGGTGCATCTTGATG ATGAGATGAGGCTCTTGAGGAAGCACAGCAAGGAAAACGCGAAATGGAAGCTTGTAGATTGCAAGGCCGTTTCGAGCATGGGATTGACATCTAGTGTAAGAAAG GTGTACTCTATGGTTCAGAAGTTCAAGCAGAGCAATCTTTCTCAACAAAAGCAGAAGAAATGA
- the LOC116214255 gene encoding adenine DNA glycosylase-like isoform X2 encodes MNGPLLLSPLRISFLPLISSMKPQKKQPTKNNPQTGKRKRGGAAAAGNGRTAPQVKDIEDLLPFTGGEVSSIRGSLLEWYDVNCRDLPWRRKECDSDGGGEDDDHDEEERRAYGVWVSEVMLQQTRVQTVIEYYNRWMLKWPSVHHLASASLEEVNEMWAGLGYYRRARFLLEGAKMIVAGEEGFPRTVAQLRKVPGIGEYTAGAIASIAFKEVVPAVDGNVIRVLARLKAISTNPKDSTTIKNFWKLAGQLVDNSRPGDFNQSLMELGATVCTPLNPTCSLCSISSQCRAYAICEKDTSVAVTDYPVKVVKTKQRHNFSAVCVVEILRGTQESEFLLVKRPNEGLLAGLWEFPSVEVDQEADSSVRRREVDGFLKQSFGLDLRKCNIILREDVGEFVHIFTHIRLKICAELLVVHLDGLCIKSDCFLRHLF; translated from the exons ATGAACGGTCCATTGCTGCTTTCTCCATTGAGAATCAGTTTTCTTCCTCTCATCAGCTCCATGAAGCCGCAGAAGAAACAACCCACAAAGAACAACCCGCAAACGGGCAAGAGAAAGCGAGGGGGAGCGGCAGCAGCTGGAAATGGCCGAACGGCGCCGCAAGTCAAAGACATCGAGGACTTGTTACCGTTCACCGGCGGAGAAGTCAGCAGCATCCGGGGTTCCCTTCTGGAGTGGTACGACGTCAATTGCAGGGACCTTCCATGGAGGAGGAAGGAATGTGATTCCgatggaggaggagaagatgaCGACCATGACGAAGAAGAGAGGAGGGCATATGGGGTTTGGGTGTCGGAGGTGATGCTACAGCAGACGAGGGTTCAGACGGTGATCGAGTATTACAACCGGTGGATGCTCAAATGGCCTTCCGTCCACCACCTCGCATCCGCTTCCCTCGAG GAGGTGAACGAGATGTGGGCTGGTCTGGGCTACTATAGACGTGCACGTTTCCTGTTGGAG GGAGCAAAGATGATTGTTGCTGGAGAAGAAGGGTTCCCAAGAACAGTTGCACAACTGCGTAAGGTTCCAGGAATTGGAGAATATACAGCTGGTGCTATTGCCTCCATAGCATTCAAAGAG GTGGTACCTGCTGTCGATGGAAACGTAATTAGGGTACTTGCTCGACTAAAGGCTATATCAACAAACCCAAAAGACTCGACTACCATCAAGAACTTTTG GAAACTTGCAGGCCAACTAGTTGATAATTCCCGCCCCGGAGATTTCAACCAGTCTCTTATGGAACTTGGTGCTACTGTATGCACCCCTTTGAATCCCACCTGTTCTTTGTGTTCTATTTCATCCCAATGTCGGGCATATGCCATTTGTGAGAAGGATACTTCAGTGGCAGTCACAGATTACCCAGTCAAGGTTGTAAAGACCAAACAAAGGCACAACTTTTCTGCTGTTTGTGTTGTGGAGATCTTGAGAGGAACCCAAGAAAGTGAATTCCTTCTTGTTAAGAGGCCCAACGAGGGCTTGCTTGCTGGTCTCTGGGAGTTCCCTTCAGTTGAGGTGGATCAAGAAGCTGATTCTTCGGTGAGGAGAAGAGAGGTTGATGGGTTTCTGAAACAGTCATTTGGACTCGACCTGAGAAAGTGCAACATCATTCTGAGGGAAGATGTTGGAGAATTCGTCCATATCTTCACTCATATTCGTCTTAAGATTTGTGCGGAATTGTTGGTGGTGCATCTTGATG GCCTTTGCATTAAGTCTGATTGTTTTCTCCGCCATCTTTTTTGA